agtggtggtgagaaggaggagcagtagatgtcactgcctgcttgttcactggTTCTCTCCCTTTCAAGCCagcaaggggtagcaatgatgaggaagagtagtagtagtagtaatagcagCTGGTAGGAAGagagactcattgagggaggggggccattgAAGGTGTACTGCCCCaggcccctcaaaaacctggaactggcagaGCACGTGAGTCAGTTCTTCAACCCAATGAGTTTCCTTGTAACAAAAAAGAACACAATAatagttgcaaagcatggaagAGGCCTTGGAGGATGAGGACATCATgcaaaggacccgcaaactatcGTGAGTGAAGAATGAAAGCCTTATGTAGAGAAGTTCACAGTCACCagagagataacagcagggctGGAGAATGTGATTCCTGGGGGGTGagtaggaggggggaaatacttattttatttatttatttatttatttatttatttataacatttttatactgcccaatagccgaagctctctgggcggttcacaattgtaAAGACTGTTCATATTATTATAGTGGCACAAAGGAATTAAACTAAGGCAAGAACAGGACTGAGTTAATTTAACTTTTCCCAAGGCTTTCAGCTGCATTGACCAGAATCGTGATGGCATAATTGGCAAATCGGACTTGAGAGAGACATATGGTCAACTTGGTGAGTGACTTCAGTTGTTATGAAACTGCACCCTGCGCAAGCTCAAAGATTTATTCTTTATCAAACAACTATGAGGCACAAGTGGGAAAAGGCACTGCCTTGTAGCAGTGCCATGGAATGGGACAACTCAGATTTAAGGGACAGAGATTCCCAGCTTCTGATAGGGTTGGATTACATCtggagtttatgggagttgtagtccaacatatctggagggcaccaggttggggaatgctgctgtaGCTACTAGCGTCTTATAGTATGTGAAGTGACACATAAAAGGCCTTCAGATCTGTTAGTAAGACCTGGAAAAcaggaagctgctatttgcccctcTAATCCAATATTCTTTATCTACTGATAGTAGCTCTCCAGGTTCTCAGATAGAGCGAAATATTTCCCATCACGTGctacctgattattattttttaaactaacgttgccaaagattgaacctgagactttctgcatgaaaagcatatgCACTACTGCTAAGTCTTGTCCCTCCCTGGTCTCGGTTTCTTAGGAACacagaaaactgccttatactgagtcagaccatttgtccgtctaggccagtattgttgacactgactggcagcggctctccagggtttcatgagAACATaacaagaaccctgctggatcagaccatgagtccatctagtccagcattctgctcacacagtggccaaccagctgcccacagaaatccacaagcaggacatgaatgcaacagcacccttccacccatgttccccagcaactggagaacAGAGGcatactggagttagcatatagccatctggtctagtagccattgataaccttctcttccaggaatttgtctaatctctttttaaagttatccaaattagtggccatcactacatcttgtggaagtgaaccccatagtttaactatgtggtgtgtgaagaaggacttccttttaatctgtccagaatctcccaccaatcagcttcatgggagaacCCTGTCTTCAAGTTTTATGAGAAAGGCTGGTTAatgagtttcaggcaggattcttccctgctcctacctggagaagctggggattgaacctgggagcttctgtatgcaaagcagctaTCATCTTTCCCTTCTTCGATGGAGATAGGGTTGCCACCTACTAGGAGAAAAATTCAAAAATCTACAGTGACATTCCGAATTGGAATGTAGCAGGAGAAAATAATCTGCTTATCTCCAAAACCACTGATGACTTAACGGGTGTGTTATTTATGGAGCTGGCCTGGGAGCACTTCACTTCCCTTCAACTCTGGATGGTGTCATTTTTGATAAACAACTCGTCACTTTCAGAAATGGGCAACAcatcttcctttgcagtggaTAGGGCAGCTGATGTGCAATCCAAAGCCCAAGCATGCGAGGAAGTGGGAGCAGAAAAGGTATCCTTTACGTGGGCCTGGAGATCCAGGGAGAGTAGCCCATGTTGCATCCCCAATTCCATGAGCAGGAAAAATTAAGGCTAAATTGTAGGCCATGCTTAAGGATATTTATGGAAAGTTATTTGTCTGTATCTTTGTCACTCTTGTCCAGATTAGGGTTGGGAAACATGTATTttagttggactgcaactcccatcagtcttaggtagcatagccaatggtgaggaatgatggaaatTGCCATCCATCAACATTGGGAAGGCTACATGTTCCCCAACCCTGGCCCAGATTTGTCTGAGATTTGTGGGAGTCAAATCAGAAACCATATTAGAGCATTGCTTGTTCTGAGGTGTGATAGAGAGGGTCTTGTGCAGAATTTAGGTGATGGCAATTTTTACCCCATCATAGGTGACGACAGACAGTATAAAATGATGCAGCTGGTTGGGAATGAGATTTATTGACagctaggcaggatctacgctactgctttataatagtttataatagTTGACAACTGttctggcccaggacacactccatgttttcaaaccgttttcaaagtgtcacatcctgcttggtgtagatctggccctggttggctactgtgtgaacagagtgttggaccaaatgcacccttggtctgatccagcatactTTTTCTTATGCCCTGCACTGTCAGACAATGAAATCAAACTTTATGGAAGGCAGGTTTAAGAAAATCGCCAGAGATCAGCGCCTACACATCTGTAGCAACCAGTGGGTAGAGGACACCAAACATTATATGCAACACTGCAAACTGTATGAAACACCTAGGGGAaaatatttagagaagctcttaagggTTATTCCTACCCTCAGTGATATGGACAAGGTCAAATATTTACTGTCCAGTACAGACAGGTATGTAATGTGtaacacagccaaatttgctgtgaaggctgctcagcttagacaaactcatgtggcctgccttgagatgtaaggttttaattgtatgcgcatgtatgttttaatattttaacatgtaaggttttagttgtatgtgcatgtatgttttaacattttataacattttatctgtTCTTTTTTATATGACACGCTTTTATACTCAGTGTAAAACTTTTGTCTATGTAATTgtctaaaacctgtatttggttgccttcaataaattgattgattgatgttcttatgtccttgcTTTCTCTCCACAGGGAAAATGAATGTGAAGGATGAGGAGCTGGAAGAGATgctgaaggaagggaaagggcCGATTAACTTCACTGTCTTCTTAACACTGTTTGGGGAGAAATTGAATGGTGAGTTGGTGCTGCCAGAGCCAAGGACCTTGAGGGTCAGTGCTCTATGCTGAACAACCCTTCTTTTCTGTAGGCACTGACCCAGAGGAATCGATCCTTGCTGCTTTCAAGCTCTTTGACCCCAATGCAACGGGATACGTGAACAAAGATGAGTAAGTTCAGATTCTACTGTCAATGTCCTGGGTTATATACTGTACCTCCCCACAATCACTTGGACCTtttctatatggttcgggtccaggttatttgaaagcacatattctcccttatgagcctgcccgtgctttgagatcttctggagaagcccttctttcagtcccaccttcttcacaggcacacttggtgggaacatgggagagggctttctcggtggctgctccggtgctctggaactctcttcccggggaagctaggctagctccctccttgatgggcttttcggaagcaggctaatacttttttgttcaagcaggcctttggagaataatccagccctccatctatgttaatatcttataattttgttgtgtattttttaattgtttatggtgttgtttccctcccccccatgtatattttaaactttgtaaggccgccttgaggcccagcattgggcaaaaggtgttattattattattattattttctacacaaggctgttaatcactgttatctacttttggttgtgttgtagaattgagatctgagctctacacaaagagctttcctgctacataacctctaggtggagctgtgctgtagtggaatagcacaaatacacatttagttctctcactttaaaaaataataccatatttaccccatactaaaaaaaaaaaaccccaaccctgggaagtgctctttaaaaatggaagcaaaaccgTAAACAACTAGGGGtaaacacacaataaatgcctcatgtagaaaagctctggagCTCAGTTTGTCTTACAGAGAAAAACAGAGGCCTGGGTGGTGTATTTGAACAACACTGACTTCATTTTGTAAAATTCGGTTTCCAGGTTTAAACAACTCCTGTTGACGCAGGCAGACAAGTTCTCTCCTGAGGAGGTGAGACAACTCTTTTTGTCGTACCACTGGCTGGAACGTACTTCTTCACAAAATGtatcattaaactatggaattcagtacctgaaaatgtagtgttggccaccaatttggatggctttaaaagggatttagACAAAtttatagaggataaggctatgagtgactactagtcatgatgtctatATATTGTGGCAACCCTATACATTGTGGCAATTTCTAGTGGAGGGCAGGGCCAAGGCCAATGGGGCCGGaccaaaatatatataaaaaataccagcatatttgagcttaagTTGAGAAGACGTTTGATTTATGACTTAATGCAGATTGAGTTCcctccagctgatggaggtgaaggcacgtTATAGGCTCATCAAGATGTGAAAACTGCCCTGTTGGCTGCCCCAAGGTAGAGGATGTGGTACATTTTCTAACGGAATGTCCCCTGTTCG
This DNA window, taken from Elgaria multicarinata webbii isolate HBS135686 ecotype San Diego chromosome 12, rElgMul1.1.pri, whole genome shotgun sequence, encodes the following:
- the MYL7 gene encoding myosin regulatory light chain 2, atrial isoform; translation: MASRKAGTRSKAAAKRAQRGSSNVFSMFEQSQIQEFKEAFSCIDQNRDGIIGKSDLRETYGQLGKMNVKDEELEEMLKEGKGPINFTVFLTLFGEKLNGTDPEESILAAFKLFDPNATGYVNKDEFKQLLLTQADKFSPEEVEQMFAVAPIDVAGNIDYKSLCYIITHGDEKED